A single genomic interval of Parvularcula marina harbors:
- the rodA gene encoding rod shape-determining protein RodA encodes MAKEALRVPTAELDLQERILRLHWPLLLVLCGIAGIGVMTLYSVPQGHWSPYAAQHLIRFLVCLVGLAVVAVIPLRFWLSASYPIYFGVLVLLLLVPFIGEMNNGARRWIDLGGFQLQPSEMMKVAVVMALARYYHGLEFKKVSTILGMIPPLAMVGVPVGLVFIQPDLGTSLLIGFSGLFVILLAGISWRVVIVGIFTALAGIVVAIQTGLLKEYQIERVTAFLNPDHDPLGANFHPNQSKIAIGSGGVEGKGLLEGTQSQLGFLPEKHTDFIFTIYGEEFGLIGTTILLGLYILAFLLTARIAGAARSHFGRLMSLGIGLTFVSYVLVNTGMVMGLAPVVGVPLPLVSYGGTVMLAMMGGFGLVMCTWVNRHQDTLRTQGWRR; translated from the coding sequence ATGGCAAAGGAAGCCTTGCGCGTTCCGACCGCTGAGCTTGACCTTCAGGAACGCATCCTGAGGCTCCATTGGCCCTTGCTGCTCGTTCTCTGCGGTATTGCCGGGATCGGAGTCATGACGCTTTACTCGGTGCCGCAGGGGCACTGGTCGCCCTATGCGGCGCAGCACCTGATCCGGTTTTTGGTCTGTCTTGTGGGCTTGGCGGTGGTTGCGGTCATCCCGCTCCGCTTCTGGCTGTCAGCGTCCTATCCGATTTATTTCGGTGTGCTGGTCCTCCTTCTCCTCGTGCCGTTTATCGGGGAGATGAATAATGGCGCACGACGCTGGATCGACCTTGGCGGGTTTCAGCTCCAGCCTTCCGAGATGATGAAGGTTGCCGTCGTCATGGCACTGGCACGTTATTATCACGGGCTCGAATTCAAGAAGGTGTCGACTATCCTCGGGATGATCCCGCCGCTCGCCATGGTTGGGGTGCCGGTCGGGCTTGTCTTCATCCAGCCGGATCTGGGGACATCGCTGCTGATCGGTTTCTCCGGCCTTTTTGTGATCCTGCTGGCGGGGATCAGCTGGCGGGTCGTTATTGTCGGGATTTTTACCGCGCTTGCCGGGATTGTTGTCGCCATCCAGACTGGGCTCCTGAAGGAATATCAGATCGAGCGGGTGACGGCCTTCCTCAACCCGGATCATGATCCTCTGGGGGCGAACTTCCACCCTAATCAGTCGAAGATTGCGATTGGCTCAGGCGGAGTCGAAGGGAAGGGGCTTCTTGAGGGCACCCAGAGCCAGCTCGGCTTCCTGCCCGAGAAGCACACGGACTTTATCTTCACTATCTATGGAGAAGAATTCGGCCTGATCGGCACGACCATTCTGCTTGGGCTTTATATACTAGCATTCCTTCTGACCGCGCGGATCGCAGGCGCCGCCCGAAGTCACTTCGGCCGGCTGATGAGCCTCGGGATCGGGCTGACCTTTGTTTCTTATGTGCTGGTCAATACAGGGATGGTCATGGGACTGGCGCCCGTTGTCGGGGTGCCGCTGCCGCTCGTCTCATATGGGGGGACGGTCATGCTCGCCATGATGGGCGGCTTTGGCCTTGTCATGTGCACCTGGGTGAACCGTCATCAAGATACACTGCGGACACAAGGATGGCGGCGCTAA
- a CDS encoding Hpt domain-containing protein has product MMSVVTASVIDESQIGGLAEAAGIEGVKMILDAFWTSTDELCEQLNAALAADDKPGLIRIGHTLKGSSANIGAALMADRAKEIELAAKEGELERARDGIARFLSDIADTRAAIEEILNRYG; this is encoded by the coding sequence ATGATGTCTGTTGTAACCGCATCGGTTATCGATGAAAGCCAGATCGGCGGCCTAGCCGAAGCGGCGGGCATTGAAGGCGTGAAGATGATTCTAGACGCTTTCTGGACCTCGACCGACGAGCTCTGCGAACAGCTGAACGCGGCCCTTGCTGCTGATGACAAGCCGGGCCTGATCCGGATTGGCCATACGCTCAAAGGATCTTCGGCCAATATCGGCGCCGCGCTGATGGCAGATCGTGCTAAAGAGATAGAACTTGCTGCCAAGGAAGGTGAGCTTGAGCGTGCCCGCGACGGCATCGCCCGCTTCCTCAGCGATATCGCCGACACACGCGCGGCCATCGAAGAGATCCTCAACCGCTACGGTTGA